Within Flavobacteriales bacterium, the genomic segment CATACTAATTATTAGTGGGTACCCGCTTACTATTTCCCTTCTCTCAAAAGCATCCGCTTGTGAGTAACATAAAAATAGATTCCTGCCTACGCAGGAATGACGTATAGAAGGTATGTGCAAGTGTCATTCCTGTGTAGCGTAGCGAAAACAGGAATCTAGCTTGTTAATAATCACTATTCACCAACACCTTCTTGTTCTCCCATTTGCCTTGTAATTCTTCGGTGGATATTATGTTGCCTTCAGCATCTAAAAAATGGTGTTCTTGATCTTGCTTAATTATTTTCGCATAACCACTTTTAACTTTATTAATAATCAATTCTATTAATTTCTCCGTTGTTATAGTTTTGGCAATTTCTATCCCTAACTCATTGTTAAACAAATCCATCTCACTCGATATTTTATCAGGCAAAACACCATCTTCAGTTTTACCTTTTTTAAACTGTTGGTAGTTTCCTTTTTCGTGTGCTTTACCTAATTTTCTGGCTCTTCGCTCCCCTATTTCAAAAGTCAATAACGCCATCCAATAGGCATGTCTAAAAGCATCTACTTGGTCGCCATTGCCTTCACCTTTCAACAATTTTTGTTGTTTTACTTCTGCAGTCGATTTTCTTGCTTCCATCGAAATTTGCAAAGCCTTTTTTGCTACAAACGGATGAAACACAACCCACGATTTTTCAGCACAACTCAATTTCTTGAATTGTTTAAAAGCTGATTCCTGCCCTTTTAAATTGACAAAAAATAGCATTAAAAATAAAACAAGAAAAAATGGTTTATTTGTAAACATACACAATGGTTGCAATCGTTACATTTTAAACGAAAATACCCATATTATTTATTGAAAAATAGAAATTTTTAAGCTATTTTTGTGACTTTCGTAAAAACGACATTTTTAAACTATAGAAAATTTATGGCTCAAGTAGAATTAGTTATGCCTAAAATGGGCGAGAGCGTTGCTGAAGCAACCATTACAAGTTGGTTAAAAGAAGTTGGCGATACTATTGAAGCTGATGAAGCGGTAGTAGAAATTGCTACTGATAAGGTAGATTCAGAAGTTCCTTCAACTGCTCAAGGTATATTAATTAAAAAATTATTTAACGAGGGAGATGTTGTGCAAGTTGGTCAAGCCATTGCCATAATAGGGGCTGAAGGTGATGCTGTAGAAAGTACTCCAAAACAAACCGAAACTCCTGCTCCAGCAGCAGCTAGTACCGCTCCTGTTGCAGCTACAACAGCAAATACGGTAATTGCAAGCCATTCATCTGACGAAAAACTAGGAAAAACTTCTCCTTCAGGTAAATTTTTATCTCCTTTGGTTAGAAGTATTGCTGAAAAAGAAGGCATTTCTTCATCAGAACTAGATGCTATAAATGGCACAGGTAACGATGGAAGAGTTACAAAATCAGACATATTAAACTATTTACCTAATAGAGGAAATCAAACTTCAACTCCAGCCCCAGCTGTAAAAGAAGTTGTGGTAGAAACGCCTAAAGCAATGGAAGAGAAATCGGTTACTGCTCATGTTAAAAAACAAGCAGTTCCATTAATGCCAGGCGATGAAATCATGGAAATGGACAGAATGAGAAAAATCATTGCTGAACACATGGTAATGTCGAAACACACCTCACCACATGTTACTTCTTATGTTGAAGCAGATGTTACCAATATTGTAAATTGGAGAAATAAAGTAAAGGATTCGTTCAAGAAAAGAGAAAATGAGAACATTACCTTCACACCTATTTTTATTGAAGCTTTAGTTAAAGCCATTAAAGATTTTCCAATGATTAATGTATCGGTTGATGGTGATAAAATCATCAAAAGAAAAAGCATTAACATGGGTATGGCTACTGCTCTTCCTTCAGGTAATTTAATTGTCCCTGTAATTAAAAATGCTGACCAATTAAATCTTGTTGGAATTACTAAAGCAGTTAATGATTTAGCTAACCGTGCAAGAAACAATAAACTTTCTCCTGATGATATTTCTGGAGGAACATACACCATTACTAATGTTGGTTCTTTTGGAAATGTGATGGGGACACCTATTATTAATCAACCACAAGTTGCAATTATGGCTGTTGGTGCAATTAGAAAAATGCCTGCAGTAATTGAAACTCCTGATGGAGATGCCATTGCAATACGACACAAAATGTTCTTATCACATGCTTACGATCACCGTGTTGTAGACGGTGCTTTAGGCGGAATGTTTGTTCGTAGAGTTGCTGATTATCTTGAAAATTTCGATGTTAATCGAGAGTTTTAACTATTTAGTAGAAAGATAATTACAACTTATATTTGCTAAGTGACCTAAATAAAATATATTTGTAAAGTACATTTAAAAAAAATTGATGAAAAAATTTGCCCTTTTAATTACACTAAGCTTCGTATACTTTTTTTCTATTGCTCAAGATTCTTTTAATCAAAAATTTCTTGAAGCAAATACCTTAATGGAAGAATCCATGTTTAATGTTGCACTTCCTATATGGTTAGACCTTCTTTCTCAAAAACCTGACAATTCAAACATCAATTATAAAATTGGGGTTTGTTACATCCATTCAGGTAATGAAAAGAAAAAAGCGTTGCCTTTTCTAAAAAAAGCCATTGAAAAAACCACATCTAACTACGACCCGTTTTCATCTGCTGAAGATAAAGCACCAGTTGAAACAAATTTTTATTTAGCTAGAGCCTACCATTTAAATTACGAATTGGATTTGGCTATGACACATTACAATTCATTAAAAGAAAAAATAGGTAAAAAGCATTACTTATTTAATGAGTTAGAACATTACACTAAACAATGTGTTCATGCCAAAGAAGCAATGGCTAAGCCAGTAAATATTGAAATACAGAACTTAGGTAAAAGCATCAATACCATTTATCCTGAATACAGCCCAGTACTTTCTTTAGATGAATCTACCATATATTTTACCTCTCGTAGATTAAGACCTGATAGCTCAAACTATTTTATCAAAGATGTTTCCGACGGTCTGTATTATGAAGATATATATGTTTCGAATAATTACGATGGTGCGTGGACTGAACCAGAATTAATAAATATTAATACAGAAGGGCATGAGGCGACAATTAATATTTCAATAGACGGACAAACATTATTTATTTACAAAGATGATAATGGAAATGGAAATTTATATTTCAGTAATTTAAATGAAAATGAATGGTCAACTCCTAAACTATTAGGTTCTGATATTAATTCAGATGCACAAGAGTCTCACGTTGCTGTTACTCCTGATGGAAACACCTTGTATTTTGTTAGTGATAGAAAAGGCGGCTTAGGTGGTCAAGATATTTATTTCTGCAATAAACTTCCAACTGGAGAATGGGCTAAAGCTCAAAACATTGGTTCAGTAATAAATACGCCTTACAATGAAGATGGAGTATTTATTCATCCTGATGGTAAAACCCTATATTTTAGTTCTCATGGACATTCAAGTATTGGTGGTTACGATATTTTTTATTCTACTAAAGATAAAGAAGGCAATTGGTCAACCCCAGTTAACTTAGGTTACCCTGTTAATTCAACTGATGATGATGTGTTTTTTGTAACTTCGGCAGATGGAAAAAGAGGATACTATTCATCTTTCCAAGAAAAAGGATTTGGCGAAAAAGATATTTACATGATTTCGTTAACAGATGCTGATGCAAAACCTCTTACACTTTTAACTGGTATTTTAAAAGTTATTGGTGAACCTGAAACCCCTGCCGACGCTCAAATTGTTATTACTGATAATGCTACTGGTAATTTAATTGGTATATTCAAGCCACGTAAAAAAGATGGTAAATTCAGTATTATTTTAGAGCCTAACATCGATTATCATATCGTTTACTCAGCCTTAACATTTAAACAAGAAGAAGATTTGTATGTTCCAGAAGTCTCTAGTTTCAAAGAAATTAATCGTGGAATTGATTTACAAGACATCATATTTGGTGAAAAACAAAATGTAATTGACTATTTAAAAGGATTCTTAGAATACAAAAATTTGCTTTCAGCAGGAACAAAAATTAGTTTGTTAGATGAGAACGACAAGTTACTTGAATCTACCACTACTGATAAAAATGGTTTCTTTAAATTCAATAAACTGAATCCTAACGATTATTATTTAGTAAGGTTGGACGATGTTGATAAGAATTTTATTGACGATGCTAAAGTTTATATTGTTAATGAAAAAGGTGAAAAAGTGATGTTGGCTATTAAAAAATCTAAAAATAGAAGATTATTTAGGGCGCTACCAACTGATGAACTTAATAAATTAGCATTACTAAACGAAAAAGATA encodes:
- a CDS encoding 2-oxo acid dehydrogenase subunit E2; the encoded protein is MAQVELVMPKMGESVAEATITSWLKEVGDTIEADEAVVEIATDKVDSEVPSTAQGILIKKLFNEGDVVQVGQAIAIIGAEGDAVESTPKQTETPAPAAASTAPVAATTANTVIASHSSDEKLGKTSPSGKFLSPLVRSIAEKEGISSSELDAINGTGNDGRVTKSDILNYLPNRGNQTSTPAPAVKEVVVETPKAMEEKSVTAHVKKQAVPLMPGDEIMEMDRMRKIIAEHMVMSKHTSPHVTSYVEADVTNIVNWRNKVKDSFKKRENENITFTPIFIEALVKAIKDFPMINVSVDGDKIIKRKSINMGMATALPSGNLIVPVIKNADQLNLVGITKAVNDLANRARNNKLSPDDISGGTYTITNVGSFGNVMGTPIINQPQVAIMAVGAIRKMPAVIETPDGDAIAIRHKMFLSHAYDHRVVDGALGGMFVRRVADYLENFDVNREF
- a CDS encoding PD40 domain-containing protein, coding for MKKFALLITLSFVYFFSIAQDSFNQKFLEANTLMEESMFNVALPIWLDLLSQKPDNSNINYKIGVCYIHSGNEKKKALPFLKKAIEKTTSNYDPFSSAEDKAPVETNFYLARAYHLNYELDLAMTHYNSLKEKIGKKHYLFNELEHYTKQCVHAKEAMAKPVNIEIQNLGKSINTIYPEYSPVLSLDESTIYFTSRRLRPDSSNYFIKDVSDGLYYEDIYVSNNYDGAWTEPELININTEGHEATINISIDGQTLFIYKDDNGNGNLYFSNLNENEWSTPKLLGSDINSDAQESHVAVTPDGNTLYFVSDRKGGLGGQDIYFCNKLPTGEWAKAQNIGSVINTPYNEDGVFIHPDGKTLYFSSHGHSSIGGYDIFYSTKDKEGNWSTPVNLGYPVNSTDDDVFFVTSADGKRGYYSSFQEKGFGEKDIYMISLTDADAKPLTLLTGILKVIGEPETPADAQIVITDNATGNLIGIFKPRKKDGKFSIILEPNIDYHIVYSALTFKQEEDLYVPEVSSFKEINRGIDLQDIIFGEKQNVIDYLKGFLEYKNLLSAGTKISLLDENDKLLESTTTDKNGFFKFNKLNPNDYYLVRLDDVDKNFIDDAKVYIVNEKGEKVMLAIKKSKNRRLFRALPTDELNKLALLNEKDNKDVNANNNNTNTVDIKNVLASYQEFFNYNVKELNASNAKYIELISKVVENVNSDKKVTIEIEASASKVPTKTFKSNDALAKNRGEEAKEAIINALKAKGINMDKVVFKKIKSLVQGPSYKGDFENKDVYEKYQYVIITVK